The following are encoded in a window of Manihot esculenta cultivar AM560-2 chromosome 8, M.esculenta_v8, whole genome shotgun sequence genomic DNA:
- the LOC110620456 gene encoding BAHD acyltransferase DCR yields MPSSSTTTVISKCTIYPDHKSSLKTLKLSVSDLPMLSCQYIQKGVLLSYPPYSFDDLITFLKRSLSTALSFFPPLAGRLSTDPDGHVHIVCNDAGIDFVQAKARHIFINNVLSPSDDVPDCFKGFFTFDKMLSYSGHSKPLAAVQVTELADGVFIGCIVNHAVTDGTSFWHFFNTFAEFCKGAKKISKAPDFSRDTVFNTPAVLKFPVGGPKVTFSGDEPLRERIFHFSREAILNLKYRANNGILCERVETLGEQYNDSWKVVNGDSNGKVVPSSENLFKNKTAGISSFQSLCAQLWRSVTRARNLSPSKTTTFRMAVNCRHRLEPRLHPYSFGNAIQSIPTVAPVGELLSHDLHWGAKLLHKNVIAHDGATVRKGIADWEREPRLFPLGNFDGASVTMGSSPRFPMYDNDFGWGRPLAIRSGRANKFDGKISAFPGREGNGSVDLEVVLAPETMGGLELDGEFMQYVSTSV; encoded by the coding sequence ATGCCTTCTTCTTCTACTACTACTGTCATTTCCAAATGCACTATCTACCCTGATCACAAATCCTCTCTCAAAACCCTTAAGCTCTCTGTCTCCGACCTCCCTATGCTCTCATGTCAATACATCCAAAAGGGTGTTCTACTCTCTTATCCTCCTTACTCCTTTGACGACCTCATCACTTTCCTCAAACGCTCTCTTTCCACTGCTCTTTCTTTCTTCCCTCCTCTCGCCGGCCGTCTCTCTACTGACCCTGATGGCCATGTCCATATAGTTTGTAATGATGCAGGCATCGATTTCGTCCAAGCTAAAGCTAGACACATCTTTATAAACAATGTTCTTTCTCCTTCTGATGATGTCCCTGATTGCTTCAAAGGGTTCTTCACTTTTGATAAAATGCTTAGTTATTCTGGTCACTCCAAGCCCTTGGCTGCAGTTCAGGTCACTGAGCTCGCAGATGGGGTTTTCATTGGGTGTATTGTAAATCATGCTGTTACTGATGGAACTTCCTTTTGGCATTTCTTCAATACCTTTGCTGAATTCTGCAAAGGAGCCAAGAAAATATCAAAGGCTCCGGATTTTAGCCGTGACACTGTTTTTAACACGCCGGCGGTGCTTAAATTCCCCGTTGGTGGCCCAAAGGTTACTTTCTCCGGTGACGAACCGTTGCGAGAGAGAATTTTCCACTTTAGCAGAGAAGCTATTCTTAATCTTAAATACAGAGCTAATAACGGTATCTTATGCGAACGCGTAGAGACTTTGGGAGAGCAATATAATGACAGTTGGAAAGTCGTTAATGGAGACAGTAACGGCAAAGTAGTGCCCTCCTCGGAGAATTTATTCAAGAATAAAACGGCAGGCATTTCGTCGTTTCAATCACTTTGTGCACAGCTCTGGCGCTCCGTCACACGTGCGAGAAATCTCTCCCCTTCCAAAACGACTACGTTTCGTATGGCTGTAAACTGCCGCCATCGGCTAGAGCCGCGGCTCCACCCTTACTCCTTTGGAAACGCTATACAGAGCATCCCCACTGTCGCTCCTGTAGGGGAACTGCTCTCTCATGATCTGCACTGGGGAGCTAAGCTTCTGCACAAAAACGTCATCGCACATGATGGTGCTACCGTGCGAAAGGGCATAGCGGATTGGGAGAGAGAACCGCGGTTGTTTCCATTAGGGAACTTCGACGGTGCATCAGTCACAATGGGTAGCTCCCCGAGATTTCCGATGTACGATAATGATTTTGGGTGGGGTCGACCATTGGCCATTAGGAGTGGCAGGGCGAACAAGTTCGACGGTAAGATATCGGCGTTTCCGGGGAGAGAAGGGAACGGGAGCGTTGATCTGGAGGTTGTGTTGGCACCGGAAACCATGGGTGGGCTTGAATTGGATGGTGAGTTCATGCAGTACGTATCGACAAGCGTGTGA
- the LOC110621152 gene encoding sulfoquinovosyl transferase SQD2 isoform X3 translates to MIPASSSSLSINPSVSLLFSASSTSSASPSSSSSCCSLSVSFTALSFSSFGTRPLTISCNPDCNRVKRFHLFKAKAEPNDINMTITEVREEEEEENPPPLLDSDTNSRPRRIALFVEPSPFAYVSGYKNRFQNFIKYLREMGDEVMVVTTHEGVPQEFYGAKLIGSRRYIPRYTFSWLVKPMWLIIKFLHRAADLTLVPSAAIGRDLQAARVTAANKIRLWNKGVDSESFHPRFRSQEMRWRLSNGEPEKPLIVHVGRLGVEKSLDFLKSVMDRLPDARIAFIGDGPYREELEKMFSGMPAVFTGMLGGEELSQAYASGDVFVMPSESETLGLVVLEAMSSGIPVVAARAGGIPDIIPPDQDGKTGFLFGPGDLDDCLAKLQPLLNNHELRETIGKAAREEMEKYDWRAATRKIRNEQYNAAIWFWRKKRAQLLRPIQWLVKRLFPSPQVNYR, encoded by the exons ATGATACctgcctcttcttcttctctctctatAAATCCTTCTGTGTCTCTACTTTTCTCAGCCTCTTCTACTTCCTCTGCctccccttcttcttcttcttcttgctgcTCTCTGTCTGTTTCTTTTACAGCTTTGAGCTTTTCTTCTTTTGGAACAAGACCACTTACCATTTCTTGCAATCCGGATTGTAACAGGGTAAAACGATTTCATCTTTTTAAAGCTAAAGCCGAACCCAACGACATCAATATGACTATTACGGAGGTTagagaagaggaggaggaggaaaatccTCCTCCTTTGCTTGATTCTGATACCAATTCCAGGCCTCGCCGCATTGCTCTTTTTGTTGAGCCGTCCCCATTTGC ATATGTGTCAGGATATAAAAACCGGTTCCagaattttatcaaatatttacGCGAAATGGGAGATGAG GTGATGGTTGTGACAACACATGAAGGTGTACCTCAGGAATTTTATGGAGCAAAGTTGATTGGATCTCGAAG ATACATCCCAAGGTATACTTTTAGCTGGCTGGTTAAACCCATGTGGTTGATTATAA AATTTCTTCACCGAGCAGCTGATCTTACTCTGGTGCCATCAGCTGCTATTGGGAGGGATCTCCAAGCGGCTAGGGTAACAGCAG CTAATAAGATTCGCCTTTGGAATAAGGGTGTTGACTCTGAAAGCTTCCACCCTCGTTTCCGCTCTCAGGAAATGCGATGGAGATTAAG CAATGGTGAACCTGAGAAACCATTAATAGTCCATGTTGGCAGACTAGGAGTTGAGAAGAGTTTGGATTTTCTTAAAAG TGTCATGGATAGACTTCCAGACGCAAGAATTGCCTTCATTGGAGATGGGCCGTATAG AGAGGAACTTGAAAAGATGTTCTCTGGTATGCCAGCTGTCTTTACTGGGATGTTAGGAGGAGAAGAGCTCTCCCAGGCATATGCCAGTGGGGATGTTTTCGTGATGCCTTCAGAATCTGAGACACTAGGTCTTGTTGTTTTGGAAGCCATGTCTTCAGGGATACCTGTGGTGGCAGCTCGTGCTGGGGGAATCCCGGATATAATTCCACCAGACCAGGATGGCAAAACTGGCTTTCTCTTTGGTCCTGGAGACCTTGACGACTGCTTGGCGAAATTACAGCCGTTGTTGAACAACCATGAACTCAGAGAAACAATTGGCAAAGCAGCACGCGAAGAAATGGAGAAGTATGATTGGAGGGCAGCAACTAGAAAAATACGAAATGAACAATACAATGCTGCGATTTGGTTCTGGCGCAAGAAGAGAGCACAGCTACTGAGACCTATTCAATGGCTGGTAAAGCGTTTATTCCCATCTCCACAAGTTAACTACAGGTGA
- the LOC110621152 gene encoding sulfoquinovosyl transferase SQD2 isoform X2, producing the protein MIPASSSSLSINPSVSLLFSASSTSSASPSSSSSCCSLSVSFTALSFSSFGTRPLTISCNPDCNRVKRFHLFKAKAEPNDINMTITEVREEEEEENPPPLLDSDTNSRPRRIALFVEPSPFAYVSGYKNRFQNFIKYLREMGDEVMVVTTHEGVPQEFYGAKLIGSRSFPCPWYQKVPLSLALSPRIISEVARFKPDIIHASSPGIMVFGALIIAKLLCVPIVMSYHTHVPVYIPRYTFSWLVKPMWLIIKFLHRAADLTLVPSAAIGRDLQAARVTAANKIRLWNKGVDSESFHPRFRSQEMRWRLSVMDRLPDARIAFIGDGPYREELEKMFSGMPAVFTGMLGGEELSQAYASGDVFVMPSESETLGLVVLEAMSSGIPVVAARAGGIPDIIPPDQDGKTGFLFGPGDLDDCLAKLQPLLNNHELRETIGKAAREEMEKYDWRAATRKIRNEQYNAAIWFWRKKRAQLLRPIQWLVKRLFPSPQVNYR; encoded by the exons ATGATACctgcctcttcttcttctctctctatAAATCCTTCTGTGTCTCTACTTTTCTCAGCCTCTTCTACTTCCTCTGCctccccttcttcttcttcttcttgctgcTCTCTGTCTGTTTCTTTTACAGCTTTGAGCTTTTCTTCTTTTGGAACAAGACCACTTACCATTTCTTGCAATCCGGATTGTAACAGGGTAAAACGATTTCATCTTTTTAAAGCTAAAGCCGAACCCAACGACATCAATATGACTATTACGGAGGTTagagaagaggaggaggaggaaaatccTCCTCCTTTGCTTGATTCTGATACCAATTCCAGGCCTCGCCGCATTGCTCTTTTTGTTGAGCCGTCCCCATTTGC ATATGTGTCAGGATATAAAAACCGGTTCCagaattttatcaaatatttacGCGAAATGGGAGATGAG GTGATGGTTGTGACAACACATGAAGGTGTACCTCAGGAATTTTATGGAGCAAAGTTGATTGGATCTCGAAG CTTCCCCTGCCCCTGGTACCAGAAGGTGCCTCTTTCTTTGGCACTCAGTCCAAGAATAATTTCAGAAGTTGCACGGTTTAAGCCTGACATAATACATGCATCATCGCCTGGGATAATG GTTTTTGGCGCTCTCATTATTGCAAAACTACTGTGTGTCCCCATAGTCATGTCTTATCACACTCATGTCCCTGT ATACATCCCAAGGTATACTTTTAGCTGGCTGGTTAAACCCATGTGGTTGATTATAA AATTTCTTCACCGAGCAGCTGATCTTACTCTGGTGCCATCAGCTGCTATTGGGAGGGATCTCCAAGCGGCTAGGGTAACAGCAG CTAATAAGATTCGCCTTTGGAATAAGGGTGTTGACTCTGAAAGCTTCCACCCTCGTTTCCGCTCTCAGGAAATGCGATGGAGATTAAG TGTCATGGATAGACTTCCAGACGCAAGAATTGCCTTCATTGGAGATGGGCCGTATAG AGAGGAACTTGAAAAGATGTTCTCTGGTATGCCAGCTGTCTTTACTGGGATGTTAGGAGGAGAAGAGCTCTCCCAGGCATATGCCAGTGGGGATGTTTTCGTGATGCCTTCAGAATCTGAGACACTAGGTCTTGTTGTTTTGGAAGCCATGTCTTCAGGGATACCTGTGGTGGCAGCTCGTGCTGGGGGAATCCCGGATATAATTCCACCAGACCAGGATGGCAAAACTGGCTTTCTCTTTGGTCCTGGAGACCTTGACGACTGCTTGGCGAAATTACAGCCGTTGTTGAACAACCATGAACTCAGAGAAACAATTGGCAAAGCAGCACGCGAAGAAATGGAGAAGTATGATTGGAGGGCAGCAACTAGAAAAATACGAAATGAACAATACAATGCTGCGATTTGGTTCTGGCGCAAGAAGAGAGCACAGCTACTGAGACCTATTCAATGGCTGGTAAAGCGTTTATTCCCATCTCCACAAGTTAACTACAGGTGA
- the LOC110621152 gene encoding sulfoquinovosyl transferase SQD2 isoform X1, translated as MIPASSSSLSINPSVSLLFSASSTSSASPSSSSSCCSLSVSFTALSFSSFGTRPLTISCNPDCNRVKRFHLFKAKAEPNDINMTITEVREEEEEENPPPLLDSDTNSRPRRIALFVEPSPFAYVSGYKNRFQNFIKYLREMGDEVMVVTTHEGVPQEFYGAKLIGSRSFPCPWYQKVPLSLALSPRIISEVARFKPDIIHASSPGIMVFGALIIAKLLCVPIVMSYHTHVPVYIPRYTFSWLVKPMWLIIKFLHRAADLTLVPSAAIGRDLQAARVTAANKIRLWNKGVDSESFHPRFRSQEMRWRLSNGEPEKPLIVHVGRLGVEKSLDFLKSVMDRLPDARIAFIGDGPYREELEKMFSGMPAVFTGMLGGEELSQAYASGDVFVMPSESETLGLVVLEAMSSGIPVVAARAGGIPDIIPPDQDGKTGFLFGPGDLDDCLAKLQPLLNNHELRETIGKAAREEMEKYDWRAATRKIRNEQYNAAIWFWRKKRAQLLRPIQWLVKRLFPSPQVNYR; from the exons ATGATACctgcctcttcttcttctctctctatAAATCCTTCTGTGTCTCTACTTTTCTCAGCCTCTTCTACTTCCTCTGCctccccttcttcttcttcttcttgctgcTCTCTGTCTGTTTCTTTTACAGCTTTGAGCTTTTCTTCTTTTGGAACAAGACCACTTACCATTTCTTGCAATCCGGATTGTAACAGGGTAAAACGATTTCATCTTTTTAAAGCTAAAGCCGAACCCAACGACATCAATATGACTATTACGGAGGTTagagaagaggaggaggaggaaaatccTCCTCCTTTGCTTGATTCTGATACCAATTCCAGGCCTCGCCGCATTGCTCTTTTTGTTGAGCCGTCCCCATTTGC ATATGTGTCAGGATATAAAAACCGGTTCCagaattttatcaaatatttacGCGAAATGGGAGATGAG GTGATGGTTGTGACAACACATGAAGGTGTACCTCAGGAATTTTATGGAGCAAAGTTGATTGGATCTCGAAG CTTCCCCTGCCCCTGGTACCAGAAGGTGCCTCTTTCTTTGGCACTCAGTCCAAGAATAATTTCAGAAGTTGCACGGTTTAAGCCTGACATAATACATGCATCATCGCCTGGGATAATG GTTTTTGGCGCTCTCATTATTGCAAAACTACTGTGTGTCCCCATAGTCATGTCTTATCACACTCATGTCCCTGT ATACATCCCAAGGTATACTTTTAGCTGGCTGGTTAAACCCATGTGGTTGATTATAA AATTTCTTCACCGAGCAGCTGATCTTACTCTGGTGCCATCAGCTGCTATTGGGAGGGATCTCCAAGCGGCTAGGGTAACAGCAG CTAATAAGATTCGCCTTTGGAATAAGGGTGTTGACTCTGAAAGCTTCCACCCTCGTTTCCGCTCTCAGGAAATGCGATGGAGATTAAG CAATGGTGAACCTGAGAAACCATTAATAGTCCATGTTGGCAGACTAGGAGTTGAGAAGAGTTTGGATTTTCTTAAAAG TGTCATGGATAGACTTCCAGACGCAAGAATTGCCTTCATTGGAGATGGGCCGTATAG AGAGGAACTTGAAAAGATGTTCTCTGGTATGCCAGCTGTCTTTACTGGGATGTTAGGAGGAGAAGAGCTCTCCCAGGCATATGCCAGTGGGGATGTTTTCGTGATGCCTTCAGAATCTGAGACACTAGGTCTTGTTGTTTTGGAAGCCATGTCTTCAGGGATACCTGTGGTGGCAGCTCGTGCTGGGGGAATCCCGGATATAATTCCACCAGACCAGGATGGCAAAACTGGCTTTCTCTTTGGTCCTGGAGACCTTGACGACTGCTTGGCGAAATTACAGCCGTTGTTGAACAACCATGAACTCAGAGAAACAATTGGCAAAGCAGCACGCGAAGAAATGGAGAAGTATGATTGGAGGGCAGCAACTAGAAAAATACGAAATGAACAATACAATGCTGCGATTTGGTTCTGGCGCAAGAAGAGAGCACAGCTACTGAGACCTATTCAATGGCTGGTAAAGCGTTTATTCCCATCTCCACAAGTTAACTACAGGTGA